Within Winogradskyella helgolandensis, the genomic segment TTTAAAGACAACACCACCTCTAATACCTACGAGTGGTGCGCTGCAGATATAGAGCCCGAAATTCACAACCTTCAAAACGTGCCTATCGATTACATTCCGCAATGGATTGAAGCACACAAAAACGGAAAAGCTTTTTATGTAGAAGATGTCAGTCAGTTACCCGAAGATGGCGAACTAGGCCTAAGAGCCGTACTAGAGCCACAAGGCATTAAAAGTCTTATCACCATCCCAAAAATTAAAAACGGTGAACTCATCGGTTTCATTGGTTTCGATGCCGTTAAAAAGCTAAACAAATACACCGAAAACGAAAAAGACATTCTTTTCGTATACGCCAATATGCTCGTCAATGTCATTAAGCGTAAAGAGAATGAAGAACACATTAAAGCACAAGAAAAGAAAAAGGAAGAGCTCCTAAAAAACTTATCCTTGCAAAACGAAGAGCTTAACGAATACGCCCACGTGGTGTCTCACGATCTTAAAGCTCCACTCATCAATATCCACACCTTAATCAGTTGGTTTATGGACGATCATAAAGCCGCCTTTACTGAAAAAGACCTAGTACCCTTGCATCAGGTGTTGTTTAATGTTGAGAAAATGGACTTCCTCATCAAAGGTATTCTAGATTATTCTACTATCGATAAATTAGAACAACAAGACAAACAG encodes:
- a CDS encoding sensor histidine kinase, coding for MNPNDPIHSTCSETEKQTQLEKDKIIERQLRFQDLLISISTTYINADLSDVDTLIRTSLQQIGEFVESDRSYIFTYNFKDNTTSNTYEWCAADIEPEIHNLQNVPIDYIPQWIEAHKNGKAFYVEDVSQLPEDGELGLRAVLEPQGIKSLITIPKIKNGELIGFIGFDAVKKLNKYTENEKDILFVYANMLVNVIKRKENEEHIKAQEKKKEELLKNLSLQNEELNEYAHVVSHDLKAPLINIHTLISWFMDDHKAAFTEKDLVPLHQVLFNVEKMDFLIKGILDYSTIDKLEQQDKQVNFNTLVTEVLQTLLIPTHISITVQDNLPDIYGNTWRFKQVFQNLIQNAIKYSDKDQGTIEIGYTEQDHLFQFFVKDNGVGIKPNYFERIFKVFTKLESSSSSSGIGLSIVKKIITFYKGSIWLESEEGSGTTFYFTLPKSGS